Proteins from a genomic interval of Phocoena phocoena chromosome 20, mPhoPho1.1, whole genome shotgun sequence:
- the INAFM1 gene encoding putative transmembrane protein INAFM1 produces the protein MRGTSCVGGGGESPGGAGLSEGPRGRWLRLAPVCAYFLCVSLAAVLLAVYYGLIWVPTRPPAAPAGPPPSAQSSPCGARAGALPASVPAAASVSCLLGAPGGPRPHLELPHSRRRRRHSDPSRRPSRQTPGETPEAAGGEDPGNPPFHPRWTAGPREPGVLAADAPFPDWGLAPSS, from the coding sequence ATGCGGGGCACGAGCTGCGTGGGTGGCGGCGGCGAGAGCCCGGGTGGCGCGGGGCTGAGCGAAGGCCCGCGGGGCCGCTGGCTGCGCCTGGCTCCTGTCTGCGCCTACTTTCTCTGCGTGTCGTTGGCTGCCGTGCTGCTCGCTGTCTATTACGGTCTCATCTGGGTTCCCACGCGGCCCCCTGCGGCCCCGGCCGGCCCGCCGCCCAGcgcgcagtcctctccctgcggcGCCCGCGCGGGTGCTCTCCCTGCCTCGGTGCCCGCCGCTGCCTCAGTCTCTTGTCTCCTGGGAGCCCCTGGCGGGCCGCGACCCCACCTCGAGCTGCCGcacagccgccgccgccgccgccacagcGACCCCAGCCGCCGCCCGAGCCGCCAGACGCCGGGGGAGACGCCGGAGGCCGCGGGGGGCGAGGACCCGGGTAACCCTCCTTTTCACCCAAGATGGACCGCCGGCCCTCGAGAGCCCGGCGTCCTCGCCGCGGATGCGCCGTTCCCGGATTGGGGTCTGGCTCCCTCTTCATGA
- the CCDC9 gene encoding coiled-coil domain-containing protein 9 — protein sequence MGEEETDWSATLDLKSKEEKDAELDKRIEALRRKNEALIRRYQEIEEDRKKAELEGVAVTAPRKGRSVEKENVTMEMEKNLGPSRRSPGTPRPPGASKGGRIPPQHGGRAGMGRASRSWEDSPGEQPRGGAGGRGRRGRARGSPHLSGTGDASTADRKSKEWEERRKQNIEKMNEEMEKIAEYERNQREGVLEPNPVRNFLDDPRRRSGPLEEPERDRREGSRRHGRNWGGSDFERVRCGLEQERQGRRAGLGGAGDMTLSMTGRERSEYLRWKQEREKIDQERLQRHRKPTGQWRREWDAEKTDGMFKDGPAVALEPSHRYDDQAWARPPKPPTFREFLSQHKTEVSRRKRKSGRPQAKAAPRAYSDHDDRWETQEAVSAAPEPTQPSTPEEAPMQPPESPAPAHQPPEDEDEGEEGEGREGEGDDGEAEEWEDMSEDAEEEEEEVEEEEEADEEGEEPARDHRPHEPEPSGSPSGSPSGSPSGERGDEEPARPEEPLPLPQAPATPSSPFSPTGGHQPVSDWGEEMELNSPRTAHPADALSPGEAWPFGNA from the exons AtgggagaggaggagacagaTTGG TCGGCCACACTGGATCTGAAATCGAAGGAGGAGAAGGATGCTGAGCTAGATAAGAGGATCGAGGCTCTTCGGCGGAAGAATGAGGCCCTCATCCGGCGCTACCAG GAGATTGAGGAGGACCGTAAAAAAGCTGAACTCGAGGGAGTAGCGGTGACAGCTCCCCGGAAGGGCCGCTCAGTGGAGAAGGAGAATGTGACAATGGAAATG GAGAAGAACCTGGGTCCCTCCCGGAGGTCTCCTGGGACCCCTCGGCCCCCAGGGGCCAGCAAGGGAGGCCGGATCCCCCCTCAGCATGGAGGCCGGGCAGGCATGGGCCGGGCATCCCGCAGCTGGGAAGACAGTCCCGGGGAGCAGCCTCGAGGAGGAGCTGGGGGCCGCGGCCGGAGGGGTCGGGCCAGGGGGTCCCCTCATCTCTCTGGAACTGGAGATGCCTCAACTGCCGACCGCAAATCCAAG gaGTGGGAGGAGCGGCGCAAGCAGAACATTGAGAAGATGAATGAAGAGATGGAGAAGATTGCAGAGTACGAGCGCAACCAGCGG GAAGGTGTGCTGGAGCCCAACCCAGTGCGGAACTTCCTGGACGACCCCCGGCGACGCAGCGGGCCCCTGGAGGAGCCTGAGCGGGACCGTCGGGAAGGCAGTCGCCGGCACGGGCGCAACTGGGGGGGCTCCGACTTCGAGCGGGTGCGTTGCGGCCTCGAGCAGGAGCGGCAG GGCCGCCGGGCCGGCCTGGGTGGCGCTGGGGACATGACGCTCTCCATGACGGGCCGGGAGCGGTCCGAGTACCTGCGCTGGAAGCAGGAGCGGGAGAAGATCGACCAGGAGCGGCTGCAGCGGCACCGCAAGCCCACCGGCCAGTGGCGGAGGGAATGGGATGCTGAGAAGACTGATGGCAT gTTCAAGGATGGCCCAGCCGTGGCCCTGGAACCATCCCACCGCTACG ATGACCAGGCCTGGGCCCGGCCTCCCAAGCCCCCCACTTTCAGGGAATTCCTGTCCCAGCACAAAACTGAGGTCAGCCGTAGAAAGAGGAAGAGCGGCCGACCTCAGGCCAAGGCAGCCCCCCGTGCCTACAG TGACCACGATGACCGCTGGGAGACGCAGGAGGCAGTGTCTGCAGCCCCTGAGCCCACACAGCCCTCTACCCCTGAGGAGGCGCCCATGCAG CCGCCTGAGAGCCCGGCCCCTGCCCATCAGCCTcccgaggacgaggacgagggtGAGGAGGGCGAGGGCCGGGAGGGCGAGGGTGACGACGGGGAGGCCGAGGAGTGGGAAGACATGAGTGAGGatgcggaggaggaggaggaggaggtcgaGGAAGAAGAAGAGGCTGATGAGGAGGGAGAAGAACCAGCCCGGGACCACCGGCCCCACGAGCCTGAGCCCAGTGGGAGCCCCAGCGGGAGCCCGAGCGGGAGCCCCAGCGGGGAACGTGGCGACGAAGAGCCAGCCAGGCCGGAGGAGCCCCTGCCACTCCCCCAGGCCCCTGCCACGCCTTCCAGCCCCTTCTCGCCCACCGGGGGCCACCAGCCTGTGTCCGACTGGGGTGAAGAGATGGAGCTGAATTCTCCCCGGACCGCCCATCCGGCTGACGCCCTCTCTCCGGGTGAGGCCTGGCCTTTCGGAAATGCGTGA